A genomic stretch from Malus domestica chromosome 15, GDT2T_hap1 includes:
- the LOC103455865 gene encoding uncharacterized protein, with product MLVLGQAPGGALSTQRCYLTSPPKFSNPNPPLFSTHRPSRFFSNVNPSKSLNITLAKADGGVDSASSADKRGFSASSTPPPPPPPPPPSVDNRPVFVGQENVPLEGVIQFEKPDSSARVRKWGHVALLAGGDVLALLTFAAIGRFSHGFPVFEFETLRTADPFIAGWFLSAYFLGGFGEDGRGVNGQSKALTATAKSWALGIPLGIIIRASTAGHIPPIKFVLATMGSTGVLLIGWRALLYKFLPGDKSKKSDVYRRGSPFELFELLTSLVRRW from the exons ATGCTAGTGCTCGGCCAAGCTCCCGGCGGAGCCCTATCAACTCAGCGGTGTTATCTTACCTCCCCGCCAAAATTCTCAAACCCAAACCCTCCGCTCTTCTCTACCCACAGACCCAGCAGATTCTTCTCCAATGTAAACCCTTCAAAATCTCTCAATATCACGCTCGCAAAGGCCGACGGAGGCGTCGATTCGGCTTCCTCCGCTGACAAACGGGGCTTCTCGGCCTCATcaactcctcctcctcctcctcctcctcctccgccttCCGTCGATAACCGACCAGTTTTCGTGGGTCAGGAGAATGTTCCTCTAGAAGGCGTGATTCAGTTCGAGAAGCCCGATTCTTCTGCTCGTGTACGCAAATGGGG TCATGTGGCATTGCTTGCTGGTGGGGATGTTTTGGCATTGCTTACGTTTGCTGCAATTGGAAGATTCAGCCATGGATTCCCCGTTTTCGAATTCGAAACACTTCGCACGGCTGACCCTTTCATTGCTG GATGgtttttgagtgcatatttTCTCGGAGGCTTTGGTGAGGATGGACGTGGAGTCAATGGACAATCCAAGGCACTTACCGCTACGGCTAAGTCATGGGCCTTGGGAATTCCA CTTGGGATAATCATAAGGGCATCGACGGCTGGCCACATTCCACCAATCAAATTCGTACTTGCAACAATGGGGAGCACTGGTGTTTTACTTATTGGATGGAGAGCACTTCTGTATAAGTTTCTTCCCGGCGATAAGAGCAAGAAGAGTGATGTGTATCGCCGCGGTAGCCCATTTGAATTGTTTGAG TTGCTCACGTCGTTAGTACGAAGGTGGTGA
- the LOC103431282 gene encoding RNA-binding protein 1, translated as MDSDQAKLFVGGISRETNEETLRAHFRSYGTVLGSVIARDRSNHNPRGFGFVWFSDISSADKALEDPHVILGRTVEVKKAIPRPRNQHQSRMVSRSVENGTQFRTKKIFVGGLSAGLTEDGFKNYFEKFGSVSDVVVMHDYKTRRPRGFGFITFDSEDSVENVMQESFHELNGRSVEVKRAVPKEENGNNESGYTDYAPRFPRICPPYTCSPAPTYGVLPFPTPYNGLGPFAYGTSVYGGGWYPSVAACGTPYDIAPIAPQPWVFPYGNALYPGYMSGGGSAAGSYNGILGPAVFTGGKPNQVVFGSGLPPVNVKPSQVEVKKLDVDSRSNSTAVKKKYSKRS; from the exons ATGGACTCCGATCAAGCTAAGCTTTTCGTCGGGGGAATCTCTCGGGAGACGAACGAAGAGACGCTGAGAGCTCACTTCAGGAGCTACGGCACCGTTTTGGGCTCCGTCATTGCCAGGGACCGCAGCAACCACAACCCTAGAGGGTTTGGCTTCGTCTGGTTCTCGGACATTTCTTCAGCTGACAAAGCCCTTGAAGACCCGCACGTCATTCTGGGCAGAACG GTAGAGGTTAAAAAAGCAATTCCCAGACCCCGAAACCAACATCAAAGTAGAATGGTGAGTAGGAGTGTGGAGAATGGAACTCAGtttagaacaaaaaaaatcttCGTTGGCGGTTTATCAGCAGGTTTGACAGAGGACggatttaaaaattattttgagaAGTTTGGGAGTGTATCAGATGTGGTTGTGATGCATGACTACAAAACCCGCAGGCCCCGGGGCTTTGGTTTTATCACCTTTGATTCGGAGGATTCTGTTGAGAATGTGATGCAGGAAAGCTTTCATGAGTTGAATGGTAGGTCTGTGGAGGTCAAGAGAGCTGTGCCAAAGGAGGAGAATGGCAATAACGAAAGCGGTTATACTGATTATGCGCCCAGATTCCCCAGAATCTGCCCTCCTTATACTTGTAGCCCTGCTCCTACATATGGGGTTCTTCCTTTTCCAACACCTTATAATGGTCTTGGGCCATTTGCGTATGGAACCAGTGTTTATGGCGGTGGTTGGTACCCTTCAGTAGCAGCTTGTGGGACACCTTATGACATTGCTCCAATTGCACCTCAGCCATGGGTGTTTCCTTATGGAAACGCTTTATATCCCGGCTACATGAGTGGTGGAGGCTCGGCGGCTGGCAGCTACAACGGGATCCTTGGGCCTGCTGTTTTCACCGGTGGCAAACCAAATCAGGTTGTGTTCGGCAGTGGACTTCCACCAGTTAATGTGAAGCCATCTCAGGTTGAAGTGAAGAAGCTGGACGTCGATTCTCGATCCAACAGTACTGCTGTCAAGAAAAAATACTCAAAAAGATCTTGA